In one window of Thermodesulfobacteriota bacterium DNA:
- a CDS encoding TolC family protein yields the protein MKVQYLWWTFICLLSLAAPLTSMAESPSQPLTLEEAIASALKHNPRVMSARHEVAAAGFQVTTARSGLMPQLYLSERFNRTNSPLWAFGTKLNQGIIETTDFNPDRLNEPDAINNFNTALSLNWNLFDGGQTWIGWRQSQQGQRAAELSLRRSEQQTIALVAKAYMELLLAVENHGVIAQSLKTSRAHFKLVQDRFRSGISVKSDVLRAQVRIADLEQKRLMSHSRIQVAQAMLHAAMGQPDAARIVPTSPFERCVPPKESLTQWIDRALEKRPDLKQLDIQKLIAEKGVKRARSGHWPTFSLQGSYELNSEDLSKAEDNYTVGAMLRMNLYSGQRISSQTAEAKAMVAKLNSLRNSFELNVRVETQRSFYQAQSAWQSIAVSRSAITQAEESLRIVSNRFASGLLTIVDLLDAQTALQQVRIQLFTALHDYKVARIELALAAGIIDKNFE from the coding sequence ATGAAAGTTCAATATTTGTGGTGGACCTTTATTTGTTTGTTGAGCCTTGCCGCGCCTTTAACATCCATGGCCGAGTCTCCCTCCCAGCCTTTAACCCTTGAGGAAGCCATTGCTTCTGCCCTGAAACACAATCCCCGTGTGATGTCTGCCCGACACGAGGTGGCAGCGGCCGGATTCCAGGTCACCACCGCCCGTTCCGGATTGATGCCTCAGCTCTATTTATCCGAAAGATTTAACCGCACCAACAGTCCCCTGTGGGCCTTTGGCACCAAACTCAACCAGGGGATTATTGAAACGACTGATTTTAATCCAGACCGCTTGAATGAACCTGATGCCATCAACAATTTTAACACGGCACTTTCCCTAAACTGGAATCTTTTCGACGGTGGGCAGACCTGGATTGGGTGGCGTCAATCACAGCAGGGACAACGAGCGGCCGAGCTGAGTCTGCGGCGCTCGGAGCAGCAAACTATTGCCCTGGTGGCCAAAGCCTATATGGAATTACTGCTGGCAGTTGAAAACCATGGTGTCATTGCTCAATCATTGAAGACATCCCGGGCTCATTTTAAACTCGTTCAAGATCGCTTTCGAAGCGGTATATCGGTAAAAAGCGACGTTTTGCGTGCTCAAGTGCGTATCGCCGATCTGGAGCAAAAACGGTTGATGTCCCACAGCCGAATCCAGGTCGCCCAGGCCATGTTGCATGCCGCCATGGGTCAGCCCGATGCCGCCCGTATCGTTCCGACCTCACCCTTTGAACGCTGCGTGCCCCCCAAAGAGAGTCTGACTCAATGGATCGACCGGGCACTGGAAAAACGGCCTGATTTAAAGCAGCTCGATATCCAGAAATTGATTGCCGAAAAAGGGGTGAAGCGTGCCCGGTCTGGCCACTGGCCCACCTTTTCTCTTCAGGGCAGCTATGAACTCAATAGCGAAGATTTAAGCAAAGCGGAGGACAATTACACCGTAGGCGCTATGCTGAGAATGAATTTGTACAGCGGTCAGCGCATCTCTTCCCAGACAGCGGAGGCCAAAGCCATGGTGGCCAAGTTGAATTCTTTGCGCAATAGCTTTGAACTGAATGTGCGGGTGGAAACCCAGCGCTCATTTTACCAAGCCCAAAGCGCCTGGCAAAGCATCGCCGTTTCCCGCAGCGCAATTACCCAGGCGGAAGAAAGCCTGCGTATCGTAAGTAATCGTTTCGCCAGCGGGCTGCTCACCATCGTTGATTTGCTGGATGCCCAGACGGCATTGCAACAGGTCCGCATCCAGCTTTTCACCGCATTGCATGATTACAAGGTGGCCCGCATTGAATTGGCGCTGGCTGCAGGCATCATTGATAAGAACTTTGAATAA
- a CDS encoding efflux RND transporter periplasmic adaptor subunit: MNKSLGYMLTIILPIAFLISCGDKIEPGTTESQQCPTVKAPVLVAKLTHEPFLYEAVGTVAARTASTISSKLMGVIQSVHVREGDLVNKGDLLVTIDQRQVAAHLAKAQATAEVAAKEYQRYLQLLEAQSASQQEFDRAEAQYRQAQAAVAAARVSIKDAQVRAPYAGRVVAKMVNAGDLASPGTPFLTVEQEGLYCTDLVLPERYIQSIRVNMTVKIVVPAMNDREFDGKVCRIFPSADARSRSFQVKVSMPEGPDYKSGMFARVSFPVGGSGILLIPRSAIVEQGQLNGVFVVDDSRIARFRLVRIGKTFGKHVEVVSGLTDGQHYVSKVSFALKDGVKVKSDT; encoded by the coding sequence ATGAATAAATCACTCGGTTACATGTTGACCATTATTTTGCCCATCGCTTTTTTGATTTCATGCGGCGATAAAATCGAACCGGGCACGACAGAAAGCCAACAGTGTCCCACAGTCAAAGCCCCTGTTTTGGTGGCCAAACTGACCCATGAGCCCTTTTTATATGAGGCGGTTGGCACGGTCGCTGCACGTACCGCCAGCACCATATCCAGCAAACTCATGGGTGTGATCCAGTCCGTACATGTGCGCGAGGGCGATCTGGTTAATAAAGGTGATCTGCTGGTGACCATTGATCAGCGCCAGGTGGCTGCCCACCTGGCGAAGGCCCAGGCAACGGCGGAAGTGGCTGCCAAGGAGTATCAGCGTTATCTACAATTACTTGAGGCTCAATCGGCTTCCCAACAGGAGTTTGATCGTGCCGAAGCCCAGTACCGTCAGGCTCAGGCAGCCGTGGCCGCGGCCCGGGTAAGCATCAAAGACGCCCAGGTTCGGGCACCCTATGCCGGCCGAGTGGTAGCCAAAATGGTTAACGCGGGGGATCTGGCTTCTCCCGGTACACCTTTTTTAACCGTAGAGCAAGAGGGGCTATATTGCACCGATCTGGTGCTGCCGGAGCGATACATACAGTCGATCCGGGTAAATATGACCGTAAAAATTGTGGTACCGGCGATGAACGACCGGGAATTTGACGGCAAGGTGTGCCGTATTTTTCCCTCGGCCGATGCCCGCAGTCGCTCCTTCCAGGTCAAGGTAAGCATGCCTGAAGGACCCGATTATAAATCAGGCATGTTTGCCCGGGTCTCTTTTCCCGTTGGTGGCAGCGGTATCCTGCTCATTCCGCGAAGCGCCATCGTAGAACAAGGACAGTTAAACGGAGTCTTTGTAGTGGATGATTCCCGCATCGCCCGTTTCCGGTTGGTTCGCATCGGTAAAACCTTCGGTAAACATGTTGAGGTGGTCTCCGGCCTCACCGACGGTCAACACTATGTCTCAAAAGTGTCTTTTGCATTGAAAGATGGTGTTAAGGTAAAAAGCGATACCTAA